CGTTGTTTCTGGGTTGCCGAACATAACCCCGACTTTTTCCCGAATCTGGTTAATAAAAACCGTAGTACAACGAGATTTGCTGATGGCGCCAGTCAATTTTCGCATAGCCTGCGACATCAGACGAGCTTGAAGTCCCACATGAGAGTCGCCCATTTCGCCTTCAATTTCCGCCTTGGGAACCAACGCGGCTACCGAGTCGATGACAATGATGTCAATGGCGGAACTGCGCACCAAGGCGTCGGTGATCTCCAGCGCCTGCTCGCCATTGTCCGGCTGCGAAATCAGCAAGTTATCAATATCCACGCCCAGCTTACGAGCATATACTGGATCGAGCGCATGCTCGGCATCTACAAACGCCGCTACGCCCCCTAAACGCTGCGCTTCCGCAATCATATGTAAAGCAACCGTTGTTTTACCAGATGACTCCGGTCCGTAAATCTCCACAACACGCCCCCGTGGCACACCGCCAACGCCAAGGGCAACATCCAAGGACAATGCGCCTGAAGGAATTACTTCTACGTTCATTTTCGCGGCAGCCTCGCCAAGCTTCATAATCGAACCTTTGCCAAAATCTTTCTCAATTTGCTTGACCGCCTGCTCTAACGCCCGCATCTTATCCGCACTCTGTCGCTCCATTGTTCCGCCCCCTTTATTTATCCTCTTTTATTTTACCAAACAAAGGTTCGGAAAGTCAAGGTGAGGCATGCGTAAATCTTGTCTCAAATACAAAGAAGCCTTAAGAAAAAAACTGCGGAAAACTTGAAACCAAGTTTTCCGCAGTTCTGTCTGGTCCGGTTTTTAACGTTTTCCTTTAGCAGGCTCCACATTGACCTGGTAGCCTTTAATGGTGCCCTTATGCATGACCGCCATGACCCGTTCAGCTATATTCTGGGGCACTTCAACAAAAG
This genomic window from uncultured Anaeromusa sp. contains:
- the recA gene encoding recombinase RecA, which encodes MERQSADKMRALEQAVKQIEKDFGKGSIMKLGEAAAKMNVEVIPSGALSLDVALGVGGVPRGRVVEIYGPESSGKTTVALHMIAEAQRLGGVAAFVDAEHALDPVYARKLGVDIDNLLISQPDNGEQALEITDALVRSSAIDIIVIDSVAALVPKAEIEGEMGDSHVGLQARLMSQAMRKLTGAISKSRCTTVFINQIREKVGVMFGNPETTTGGRALKFYSTIRLDVRRIDSVKQGNDIIGNRTRVKVVKNKVAPPFRQAEFDIVYGEGISREGIILDMATDLDILEKSGSWYSYQSNRLGQGRENIKQFFKENPAVADEIEVQIRQKLLGSKLPAEEADETKVAKETKVAKETGDDE